The Mercurialis annua linkage group LG8, ddMerAnnu1.2, whole genome shotgun sequence genome window below encodes:
- the LOC126662178 gene encoding S-adenosyl-L-methionine-dependent uroporphyrinogen III methyltransferase, chloroplastic: MALIHKLPSISSTISGQIHNNFPSNPKPICSLSYKASPFTEKHSTQRYQRDQWLYSNQLHQSASSSCPLDSDPQSIRQNDIALQLPELKSLLQVLKEKRGDCNDGGKCGPGDVFLVGTGPGDPELLTLKAVRVIESADLLLYDRLVSNDVLELVGPNARLLYVGKTAGYHSRTQEEIHELLLSFAEAGATVVRLKGGDPLVFGRGGEEMDFLQQQGIQVKVIPGITAASGIAAELGIPLTHRGVANSVRFLTGHSRKGGSDPLFVAENAADPDSTLVVYMGLATLPSLALKLMHHGLPENTPAVAVERGTTPQQRMVFAEVRDLADEIASAELVSPTLLIIGKVVALSPLWPHSSKEVSCLVEAA; the protein is encoded by the exons atggctCTCATTCATAAGCTACCCTCAATTTCTTCCACCATCTCTGGCCAAATTCACAACAATTTCCCCTCAAATCCAAAACCCATCTGCTCTTTAAGCTACAAAGCCTCGCCCTTTACAGAGAAGCACTCCACTCAAAGATACCAACGAGACCAGTGGCTCTACAGCAACCAGCTCCACCAATCTGCTTCATCTTCATGCCCTCTTGACTCCGACCCTCAATCAATCAGACAAAACGACATTGCGTTGCAGCTGCCCGAGTTGAAAAGCCTTCTCCAAGTGCTCAAGGAGAAGAGAGGTGATTGTAATGATGGAGGCAAATGTGGCCCTGGAGATGTGTTCTTGGTCGGGACAGGGCCAGGGGACCCCGAATTGTTGACTTTGAAGGCGGTTCGAGTTATAGAGTCTGCTGATCTTTTGTTGTATGATAGATTGGTGTCTAATGATGTTCTTGAGCTGGTTGGTCCCAATGCTAGGTTGCTTTATGTTGGCAAGACTGCTGGATACCATAGTAGAACGCAG GAGGAGATACATGAGTTGCTCTTGAGTTTTGCTGAAGCTGGAGCTACTGTTGTGAGGCTCAAAGGAGGAGATCCTCTG GTTTTTGGTAGGGGTGGAGAGGAAATGGATTTTCTACAACAACAAGGAATTCAAGTTAAAGTTATTCCAG GTATAACTGCTGCTTCAGGGATTGCAGCAGAGTTGGGAATTCCTTTAACGCACCGAGGTGTTGCAAATAGTGTTAGATTTCTAACAGGACATTCAAGGAAAGGAGGTTCAGATCCACTTTTCGTAGCAGAAAATGCAGCTGACCCTGATTCAACCTTGGTAGTTTATATGGGCTTGGCAACCCTCCCTTCTCTTGCTTTAAAGTTAATGCATCATGGTCTCCCAGAAAATACTCCAGCGGTTGCAGTGGAGCGAGGAACCACGCCTCAGCAGCGTATG GTTTTTGCAGAAGTAAGGGATCTTGCTGATGAAATTGCATCAGCCGAGTTAGTTTCGCCAACGCTACTTATAATTGGAAAGGTGGTCGCACTTTCGCCATTGTGGCCACACTCCTCAAAAGAAGTATCTTGTTTAGTGGAGGCTGCGTAA
- the LOC126661649 gene encoding uncharacterized protein LOC126661649, giving the protein MVRLLDLFTLSEVYDKAIPYLRTSFFYAQRGSVCLLDVVFRIGSYRVGEFVHEVLALVIFYSPMKVFCLIKSAIFFSASIPQDNKGAMEELLGFRMVNQFKKYLGMPTLIDCSNKPIFVEVLIKSIAQSIPIYIMSCFSLLTFFCNEMRSIIAKFWWSGIDDQKKISWVSWNAICKPKKEGGLGFRNLCAFNLAILAKQAWKLTQNPRSLCARVLKGIAWRIGDGNSVDVMTDNLITSASYMKPVGVLNVPEGCKVNYFLKSNATWNREKIHACFLTANASNILKIPISRNLPPDKIFWPLNKNGFYSVKPGYY; this is encoded by the exons ATGGTGCGCCTGTTGGATTTATTCACCCTCAGCGAGGTCTACGATAAGGCGATCCCTTATCTCCGTACCTCTTTCTTCTATGCTCAGAGGGGTTCTGTTTGTTTATTAGACGTGGTGTTCAGAATAGGGTCATATCGGGTGGGAGAATTTGTACATGAGGTCCTCGCATTAGTCATCTTCTATTCGCCAATGAAAGTGTTCTGTTTAATAAAATCTGCGATATTCTTCAGCGCAAGCATTCCCCAAGATAACAAAGGTGCGATGGAAGAGTTGTTGGGGTTCCGAATGGTGAATCAGTTTAAGAAGTATCTTGGTATGCCTACGCTAATTGATTGCTCTAACAAGCCCATTTTTGT AGAAGTCCTTATCAAGTCGATAGCTCAATCAATCCCAATTTACATCATGAGTTGTTTTTCTCTACTGACCTTCTTCTGCAATGAGATGCGTAGCATTATTGCTAAATTTTGGTGGAGTGGAATAGACGATCAAAAGAAAATTTCATGGGTTAGTTGGAATGCTATTTGTAAGCCTAAGAAGGAGGGAGGGTTAGGCTTTCGAAATCTTTGCGCTTTCAATCTCGCAATACTCGCAAAACAAGCTTGGAAGCTCACTCAAAATCCACGGTCATTATGCGCTAGAGTTCTTAAG GGTATTGCTTGGAGGATTGGGGATGGAAATTCTGTTGATGTCATGACCGATAACTTGATCACTTCAGCTAGCTACATGAAACCGGTTGGAGTGTTGAATGTCCCGGAGGGTTGCAAAGTTAATTATTTCTTGAAATCCAACGCCACCTGGAATAGAGAGAAGATTCATGCATGTTTCTTGACAGCCAATGCGTCAAACATCCTGAAAATTCCTATTAGCAGAAATCTACCTCCGGATAAGATTTTTTGGCCGCTAAACAAAAATGGTTTTTACTCGGTTAAACCTGGGTATTACTAA